The sequence below is a genomic window from Stigmatopora nigra isolate UIUO_SnigA chromosome 4, RoL_Snig_1.1, whole genome shotgun sequence.
CGGGAACAGTTTAACTCATGTTGATATAGAGTAGAACGACATCCTGCAATCTGGTTTTGTAGCACCCTTGTCATACATAGAGTATAAATGACCTACAATGTTCCCGTCAAGCAGAACAACCTCGTGTTCGCCCATTTGACACCACTGATTTAAAATAGATGTgcgagagaaaaaaagatatacAATATTAACTTGTGAGATAGCCATGGGGGAGAGCGGTGATAAAATCATGAGCGTTCGCTTTCATTGCCGACTGTGCGACAGCATCCACGGGGACATCCGTGAGACCGTAAGTGATGTTCTCTTCAATGGTTCGGGCGAAAAGCACCGGTTCTTGGCCCACAAGCGCCACCTGCATGATTCAACATTGTCATATTTTGGTTCATTAGAAATAATCATTAAGGTATCACTGCTATTGTCTGCATACAAATTTAATTTACTTACCTGAGAATGAAGGTCTTCATGCTTGAAGGTGTTCACAGGCTTTCCATCCAGCAGGACATGACCCTGCTGGGGAAGATAGAAATTTTCCAATAGGTTGACACAGGAGCTCTTTCCACTCCCTGAAGGTCCCACCAGAGCAGTCACTTCACCAGGTTTAAGTGTGAATGATACTCCCTGCATCAGaacatgaacaaataataataataataaaacaacttGAGTCATATAGGATTTGTACATGCATAATTTAAGTTATTATGAATAAAAACCTTAAGAATTTCAATTTCTGGCCGAGTAGGGTAAGAAAATGTGATATCTTGAAACTCCACCAGACCACTGAACGTCTCCAGAGTTTCTGTCCCATCTATTGGATGTTCAGGTTTTCTGTCCAAGTACTCAAAGACCTTTTCAGCAGCCCCAACACCCTGCATAAGGCCTGAGTAAACTGATGCAatgttctgtaaaaaaaaaaattgattacacGTGCAATTAGTAACAGATTCTAGACCTGGTCAATGATTTACTGCATACAaacacaatgagaaaaaaatagatgaaatacCGCTAAACATTCGCCCATTTCAAGCATGTATATGAAAAATGATAACAACTGGCTGCTTTCCATCTGACCGGTAACCACCAAGTGGCCACCGTAGGTGAGGATGGTGACCTCTAGAGCAAGCTCAGAAATCTGGAAAATAGAAAGAATCCAGATGAAGACCAAGAGCAATCATTTTGGTAAGTGGCATAATGATTGACACACTGTCAGATACCTACACAACTAGACCACATATAGCAAGCATATGCCAGGGCCTGTTTCTTGTTCAGATGGTACATGACAATGAGTTTTTCGTAGTACGAGTCAGCCTCTCGATCCTCATTGGCAAAACTTCTCACCGTCTTCATGGAAGAAATGGTTTCTTCTGCCACTTTGTTCGCCCTTGCAAGAGTTGTTTGCACCTCTTTAGTGAGTTtctaaaagtcattttaaatgtttaattgaAGCAAACTTCCATCCATGTTcaaatacaataacaatataGACTTATTGAGAGGTTACCTTGTAATAATTGCCATAATACTCTGAAATAAGGGCAATAAAGGGAAGTCCCATCATGTTCACTAATGTTAGTTTCCAGGACATTCCAAACATGAATATAAGAAAGCCAACAGCCTTGATGGTGCTCCTCAAGAGCACGTTAATGTTCTGGGAGATGAGGTCACTCACTTGAGTTGTGTCAGCTGACAGGCGAGAAGTGATGTCACCTGAAGAAGgcaaaaaacatgacaatattCAAGTGCCTCGTTTCACTATTGTGACGACGCTGATGACTTACCTGTGTGGTTTTCATCAAAAAAGCCGATATCCTGCTTCATTAGGGTTCTGAAGAGGTGATTCCTGAACCGAAGATTCAATCGTGCAAATGTCAGCGTGAATACTCCTCCACGCACTCCAACTGCAATTGAACTAAATGGGgtggaaaatacatttaaagccATTTATTAAGATATTTTAAATGTAGTCTTGCAAAAAGGCACACTCTCACAATGAAATACAATGCAAGAAGTTTGTTCACATATTGACCATAACATGTTATCAAGCTGAATCAAAATCACACCTGGTGAAGGCCAGGACTGCAAGTGTGATGGCAGGTTTAGCAAAGTATTCCATACTCTGGTGAACCACTATGTTATCTATGGCCTTCCCATAGTAGTAAGGTATGAATGCTTCACCtggaaatggaaaaacagaagCAAAGATTCAAGAATcaagaaatatttgaatataCAATAGTCATTGAGCATCCATTTATTTGGACATCACATATTGAGTCATGTCGTAACCAAGGTTGCCtccatgacccaaaatgtgatgtccatgtCAAGTCTTTAGCCACATGGAGAAGAGACCAAACTAATAATCTAACTAGAAATACTCACACACAGCAGAGATGACAAGGAATAAAACAGCGACAGTTAACAGTCCACCATCTTTTTTGGTGTAGCTCAGCAGACGCCCTAGTGTAGCTCCTGTGGTGGTGGACTTTGTTTCCTTTTCACATGGGCTCTCCTTTTCACCGTAATCTGCACTATCTTCTCCTTCTTCACAATCACGTTTAATCAAGTGCTCATTGTCATGAGAATCACCCGATGGACTCTTGCTATTTTCCAACCCGAGTAACCACCACGACACTACAAGtcccagtgaggataaacaggTCCAGCAAATCAGACTTAAGGACCAGGGACGATGAGATAGGGGTTCAAGTTCACTCAGCATCAACAGTTTTGCCAAAGTATACGTTATAATGGACTGGCAGACTAATAGGACAAGGGTGGTGAGTTTAGCTACCCTGGGTGGACCCTCTTCTACATTCAAACATACTCCAATGGAGGCACCGAGGAGAAGGGAAGCTCGAATAAGGACGGTCCCCCAAATATCCAAGGTGGACTTCAGAATGCTGAACTTCACACTTTCCTCCACAAAGATGTTCCAATGTGTCCCACTTATAAATAGCACTGTGGTGATGATGAAATCCAgtaaaatgtatgaaatagTGACACTCACGTTAATTGTGATACCCATGCTTATTTCTTTTCAGGCACACAAAAAGGAAACGGTTATCGTGTATTATTTGGGGATTCAGGACACAAGTTCTGTCAATGGAGTGAATTTCTGACTCAATTCAGttttgtaaacaaaataaataataattgacaGTTCGGATAATTGTTTGACGAATTGTTACCAGCACAATGTCAAAATAGCTTAAAGCAAGCAGGCAAAGTTGAGGTCTTCCCGTTGTTTCAAATCACGACAGGCACGTGATTAAGTCCCAAAAAGGCTTACCGGTAATTAAGTCACACATTTGCAAACAATTTCCTGGAGTCAAAGCGCTGCGTTAACCTTTACAGGTGCACTCGCAATGTCAAGTCCGGTTCGTTTACTTCGGCGAAAAGAGCTTTCATTACGACTTAGCTTAGCCGTCGTCTAAGTCCTACTTGGAAACAAATTTTGGAAGTATTTGGGCTTCTTGCCGGGTGTCCCCATTCCTCCTAGCGTGGGCAGACTGGCAAAGACACCTGGCCCCGAATGAACATTTCTGCGACGGAAGAAGAGTGTGAAGCTCCGCCCACCGTCTGTCGTCCCGTTCTGGCTCGTTCAATAACACAAATAGCGGATTTTAAAGAAGACGTCAAGTGATGCAATGAATCGTTACTCTATGATGAAACCTTTTGAAATCATTTACGGCATAGTTTGAAAAAGATGAACTGATAAGTTGCGCTCCTTTCAGTCTTTTATTTTGGGACTAGTCGGATATGGAAGTGGAGAAACCGGTGGGTGTTTTTGCAATCATTTGCAAGCCACTCAAACTTTTTCGTTGTAAAATTAATCATTCATATTGAAAGGGACCTTTTGCccatttgaaacattttgcCACGAAATCACACCatgaacattattttaaatgtatcaaatgttttttttaaataaatgaataaaaaccaaTCAATTAATCAATTTTATCAAACAAttgaacaaatgttttattttttaatggcagTTTATACTATATTGGTATTGTTCACACCGCCTTTCAACTTTAATACAAGCCTTATATTAcataatgtttttaattgacATATTCTTAAATTGTATGAAAAATCTTGGAACTTTATTGTAacctgacttttattttttacatgaaacaTTTAGGTGTTGCATACATAACAAACTCAAGGAAGTGTATACACATAAGTCCACTTTGTATACAAAGTGTAACAACAGCTAAggtaatatacaaaaaatatataaatagtataTAAAACGGGCAACACGGTGGCGCAAGTGGTGATTCTGGCAGCCTATTAAGGTATGACATGATTACAACCCCTTTAGTATGTGAGATGGCgttaacttaaaaaatatttccatccaTAACTTCAGAAATTTGCAATATGCTCTCCTTAATTCGATTATCAAAGTCATGAATCCTCAGTGGACATCAGATTCTTCCAAATGATatgtcaattcattttttataaccACTGAGCTGCTTTGCTCCGTGGCCAGCACCGTCTCCACAGGCAAAGATAAATATATACCctcttctttaatttttttcgaGGACGAAGGATCTCCCGCGCAAATGAATggctttgttgttttaaaagtcATTGAGGAATTGTTGGGTGCTTTTCTCTTCATGCTCTTTTGTTCCTGTTTGTAGGCTGCTTTCATGTTGGCAATCACCTAAGAGGACACACAATGGGAATAAAAATAGAAGGAAAATAATCGGAATTTTTCCATCTGACCTTATcacaacagtgtttttttttgttttgtactaTTGTGGTATTCACTTGATATTAAAAAGGGCATGAGGAAATGAAAATGCTTAACTTCTACTTGTTGTGACaagttatttaaaatattttcttgcaaaTACTTAGCATGTAAACAGTCTAAACTATAAAGGTATCAACCCGAGCCCTttttgaaaatactgtataataAAAGAATCAATTACCAGCTGCTTAACTGTGTTCTGCTGTTCCTGCATTATGGTCATGTACGTAGAAGCCTTTTCTTTAACAGGATACACATCCTGCTCCTCCTCATCATATCCAAGTGGGTCATGTATGGcctccaaaaaaaaggaaagggaaaTTACagggaacagaaaaaaacattattctaTTTTGCACCTCGTCATACCTGGTTTAAAGTGTTGACTTTCCGGTTAAACATGAGACAATAAGGAGAGAACTTGGTTGTGGGGTTAATGGATGTTCTAAAAAGGAACAGTACAGGGTCCAGAAAATCATCCCAGTCTGTCTGCTTTTCCGTCACCATCTGCTTTACGGCCTCCTTCAGCAATGGACCGGTGCAATCGTGTAGTGGGTTAAGCTGAGGCTGAGCTAAGGGAGAGACTTTCTGCAGGATTCCCCATCTGTTGCTCAGCAGATTTGTAACCTACGCAGAAGAGAACCCACGAGACACTGACCCACCAAAGTTCCATATTTTCTCATCTTTCTGTTGTTCAGCtcatttgagttattttttgaCTTACATCTCACCTCATCACAGAAGACTGGGCTCTGTGTGCACACAATTGTTTTGGGGGCACCAAACCTGAAATTAGAGTAAAAGCATGATTCAGAAAAAGTATATTTCCAAATTTTAAAAGGAATCATTGTTTCATATTAAATCAACAATAATGAGAAACTTGGTGCTTAAATATGTTGATTTTTAGATATGTTTTTCTTCCATGAGGACTTCAATTAAGGAGTTACCAGAGCCACATTTAAGTCCCTTCAAGCAAGTATAAAATATCTGCCAATCCAGAACAAAGTTAAAGACAAAATTTCACTCTCAAAATGCGTGCTTTTACCTGGACATACATTTGGAAATACACCTTGCTACAGATACAGCATCCGTCTTCTGCACCGGAAATGCTTCTGGCCATTTACTAAAATAATCGATGAGAACTATAGCATGTGTGTTGCGTTGCTGTGTCTCTGGGAAAGGCCCtatggaacaaaaataaaatcaaaattctaAATACACACAATATGGTTCATTCCAAACTAATAGAATGAGGCAAAAACCTATGATGTCAATTCCCACTATATCCCATGGAGCATCCACTTTGATGGGTCGCACTGTTCTTGCCAGATTTTTATTCCTCTCTGCATGTTGACATGTTTCACATACTTTAATCTGAAAAGTCAGATGATAAAAATCATTGATTTTGCacgtcttttttaaaaaagagaaaattccTCATAAGGATAGAAAATAATACCCAGTCCACCACATCCTTGATGATGCCCAGCCAGTAGTATTTGCTCTGAATTCGGTGGACGGTCTTCTTCTGACCTAAATGATGTCCGATGTCATTAAAATGACAGTCGAGAAAAATTTGTCTCTTTCTCTCAGCCTCAATGACAACCTCCCTCTTTTCGTCTTTTTTTGGTCCCACATAGTAGAGTTTTCCAtcttgaggggggaaaaaagaagaaaataaacaaacaatgtGCAGTCAAGAACATTAACATGTTAGGTTACAAAATAATTGCAAAAGTCAATGCAAATTCTGTGAAAACACTTTTTTGATGTCCCATTGGTgccatttcaaaatgaaaagacAATAATCACGTTTTAATGCTTGaggattattatttattatgcaAATTAAACAGGTTTGAATGAATGGGTAATATGCAGTGCATTATGATATTAAAGACGGTATGGTATGCCCTTGAAAGCAAGGgtgattttaaataaacaacTTTGGAAAACAGTAAGTTTTTTGAGAACACACTTGCAAATTTAATGGAATTAAAAAGCTTTTGGATCAAACCTTACCATCGATGATGAATTTCTGTGCGTATCTTTTAAGATTCTTCTTCCTTAAGGTATTCATAGACTGAGGGAAGCATCCCTTGGCTACAAAAGTGTAAATGTCGCCGAGTTTATTG
It includes:
- the LOC144195284 gene encoding ABC-type oligopeptide transporter ABCB9-like isoform X2; this translates as MGITINVSVTISYILLDFIITTVLFISGTHWNIFVEESVKFSILKSTLDIWGTVLIRASLLLGASIGVCLNVEEGPPRVAKLTTLVLLVCQSIITYTLAKLLMLSELEPLSHRPWSLSLICWTCLSSLGLVVSWWLLGLENSKSPSGDSHDNEHLIKRDCEEGEDSADYGEKESPCEKETKSTTTGATLGRLLSYTKKDGGLLTVAVLFLVISAVCEAFIPYYYGKAIDNIVVHQSMEYFAKPAITLAVLAFTSSIAVGVRGGVFTLTFARLNLRFRNHLFRTLMKQDIGFFDENHTGDITSRLSADTTQKLTKEVQTTLARANKVAEETISSMKTVRSFANEDREADSYYEKLIVMYHLNKKQALAYACYMWSSCISELALEVTILTYGGHLVVTGQMESSQLLSFFIYMLEMGECLANIASVYSGLMQGVGAAEKVFEYLDRKPEHPIDGTETLETFSGLVEFQDITFSYPTRPEIEILKGVSFTLKPGEVTALVGPSGSGKSSCVNLLENFYLPQQGHVLLDGKPVNTFKHEDLHSQVALVGQEPVLFARTIEENITYGLTDVPVDAVAQSAMKANAHDFITALPHGYLTSVGEKGAQLSGGQKQRVAIARALVRHPRVLILDEATSALDAESEHIVQQALNNIMKEHTVLVVAHRLSTVERANSIIVIDKGRVAEQGSHAQLMASGGLYYKLVQRQVLGIETGDEVLNLPDNSSWNPDGGHQRSRHSSSASEEGYNPRY
- the LOC144195284 gene encoding ABC-type oligopeptide transporter ABCB9-like isoform X1; this translates as MGITINVSVTISYILLDFIITTVLFISGTHWNIFVEESVKFSILKSTLDIWGTVLIRASLLLGASIGVCLNVEEGPPRVAKLTTLVLLVCQSIITYTLAKLLMLSELEPLSHRPWSLSLICWTCLSSLGLVVSWWLLGLENSKSPSGDSHDNEHLIKRDCEEGEDSADYGEKESPCEKETKSTTTGATLGRLLSYTKKDGGLLTVAVLFLVISAVCEAFIPYYYGKAIDNIVVHQSMEYFAKPAITLAVLAFTSSIAVGVRGGVFTLTFARLNLRFRNHLFRTLMKQDIGFFDENHTGDITSRLSADTTQVSDLISQNINVLLRSTIKAVGFLIFMFGMSWKLTLVNMMGLPFIALISEYYGNYYKKLTKEVQTTLARANKVAEETISSMKTVRSFANEDREADSYYEKLIVMYHLNKKQALAYACYMWSSCISELALEVTILTYGGHLVVTGQMESSQLLSFFIYMLEMGECLANIASVYSGLMQGVGAAEKVFEYLDRKPEHPIDGTETLETFSGLVEFQDITFSYPTRPEIEILKGVSFTLKPGEVTALVGPSGSGKSSCVNLLENFYLPQQGHVLLDGKPVNTFKHEDLHSQVALVGQEPVLFARTIEENITYGLTDVPVDAVAQSAMKANAHDFITALPHGYLTSVGEKGAQLSGGQKQRVAIARALVRHPRVLILDEATSALDAESEHIVQQALNNIMKEHTVLVVAHRLSTVERANSIIVIDKGRVAEQGSHAQLMASGGLYYKLVQRQVLGIETGDEVLNLPDNSSWNPDGGHQRSRHSSSASEEGYNPRY